A region of Solibacillus isronensis DNA encodes the following proteins:
- a CDS encoding YojF family protein encodes MKEVNTNELQELINSFANKDVFIHLETTNGSYATHYNEGFFNAGAFIRNVQIRYELGKVVGDAPHRVGLKMPHGWVYAQGITHFELDDQGRLLMAGLDNTGKLAVALEISETPFAY; translated from the coding sequence ATGAAGGAAGTAAATACTAACGAGCTCCAGGAGTTAATTAATTCTTTTGCGAACAAAGACGTTTTTATTCATCTAGAAACTACAAACGGCTCTTATGCAACACATTACAATGAAGGCTTTTTTAATGCAGGCGCATTTATCCGCAATGTACAAATACGCTATGAATTAGGAAAAGTTGTAGGAGACGCCCCACACCGTGTCGGACTTAAAATGCCGCATGGCTGGGTTTACGCACAAGGAATTACACATTTTGAACTGGACGATCAGGGCCGATTACTAATGGCCGGTTTAGATAATACTGGAAAGCTGGCGGTTGCATTAGAAATCAGCGAAACGCCATTCGCCTATTAA
- a CDS encoding YjiH family protein produces the protein MKTKFSSYTWFLFIALSALGVFLFITPISTEDGIKVPIAILANFLAGKVEPFIHWFAFIVFIIAAVGSVVMQFIPQNKEQRTLVDSLFRVNWFWTIMRVFAVVFASMYVFQIGPESLTSDVTTGVLLDPASGLVTFMFVLFLFAGLLLPLLTDFGLLEFFGSMMVKIMRPLFKIPGRSAIDCLASWVGDGTIGVLLTSKQYEEKNYTGREAATIATTFSVVSITFCLVVVETIGIGDYFIEFYASVIICGLILAFIMPRIYPLKQKADTLIDGREAPTNREDVKEGFNVVTFGLHNALNKADSNRNLGKMIKNGFINVLEMWFAVTPIIMAFATIALVLAEFTSFFRILGMPFEPILALLQIPEAGEAAQTMIVGFADMLLPSVLGAGIESEMTRFFIATVSVTQLIYMSEVGGLILGTKLPLKIWDLFIIFLIRTIISIPIIAAIAHLLF, from the coding sequence ATGAAAACAAAATTTTCTTCTTATACTTGGTTTCTATTTATTGCCCTTTCTGCTCTTGGTGTCTTTCTATTTATTACACCGATTAGTACAGAAGACGGCATAAAAGTACCGATTGCGATCCTTGCGAACTTTTTGGCAGGTAAAGTGGAGCCATTCATTCACTGGTTTGCATTCATCGTATTTATTATTGCGGCGGTAGGATCTGTCGTAATGCAGTTTATTCCGCAAAATAAAGAGCAACGTACACTCGTTGATTCATTATTCCGTGTAAACTGGTTCTGGACAATTATGCGTGTATTTGCAGTTGTATTTGCAAGTATGTATGTGTTCCAAATCGGACCTGAGAGTTTAACAAGTGACGTTACAACAGGCGTGTTACTTGATCCGGCATCCGGTCTTGTAACTTTCATGTTTGTACTGTTTTTATTTGCCGGTTTATTGTTGCCTTTATTAACAGACTTCGGTTTACTCGAGTTCTTCGGTTCAATGATGGTGAAAATTATGCGTCCCCTATTCAAGATTCCAGGACGCTCAGCCATTGACTGTCTCGCTTCTTGGGTTGGTGATGGCACAATCGGCGTATTGCTTACAAGCAAACAATATGAAGAAAAAAATTATACAGGCCGTGAAGCTGCAACAATCGCAACAACTTTCTCGGTCGTATCGATTACTTTCTGTTTAGTTGTAGTTGAAACAATCGGCATTGGTGATTACTTCATCGAGTTCTATGCTTCTGTCATTATTTGCGGATTAATTTTAGCATTCATTATGCCTCGTATTTATCCGTTAAAACAAAAAGCAGATACTTTAATTGATGGCCGTGAAGCTCCTACAAACCGTGAAGATGTAAAAGAAGGTTTTAATGTAGTAACTTTCGGTTTACACAATGCATTAAACAAAGCCGATTCTAACCGTAACTTAGGTAAAATGATTAAAAACGGTTTTATTAATGTACTGGAAATGTGGTTTGCGGTTACACCGATTATTATGGCGTTCGCAACAATTGCATTAGTGTTAGCAGAGTTTACAAGTTTCTTCCGTATTCTAGGGATGCCATTTGAGCCTATTTTAGCGCTTCTGCAAATTCCTGAAGCCGGTGAAGCTGCACAAACGATGATTGTCGGTTTTGCGGATATGCTGTTACCTTCAGTTTTAGGTGCCGGCATTGAATCAGAAATGACACGCTTCTTCATCGCGACAGTATCGGTTACACAGTTAATCTACATGTCGGAAGTCGGCGGACTGATTTTAGGTACGAAGCTTCCATTAAAAATCTGGGATTTATTTATCATTTTCTTAATCCGTACAATCATCTCGATTCCAATTATCGCAGCAATTGCGCATCTTTTATTTTAA
- the thiD gene encoding bifunctional hydroxymethylpyrimidine kinase/phosphomethylpyrimidine kinase — MTLKKTLTIAGSDTSAGAGMQADLKAFQEHGTYGMVALTVVVTMDPKTWSHSVTPLPTELLQKQIDTALSTGVDAIKTGMLSTEEIIQMASKAIQASGTDKIVIDPVMVCKGEDEVLNPGNTTAMIKYLLPYATVVTPNLFEAGQLAGTTTPKTIEQMQAAAVKIYELGAKNVVIKGGKALVHDKAVDLFYNGVEFKLLETEKVSSTYNHGAGCTFAASICANLANGLSVEESVIEAKEFVSAAIKHGWALNEHVGPVMHGAKPRFGAPEVTVTTIPNYVKA; from the coding sequence ATGACACTTAAAAAAACTTTAACAATTGCCGGTTCTGATACTTCTGCAGGAGCAGGAATGCAGGCCGATTTAAAAGCTTTCCAGGAACATGGCACATACGGAATGGTCGCATTGACAGTTGTTGTGACAATGGATCCGAAAACTTGGAGCCACTCAGTCACACCACTACCGACAGAATTACTACAAAAGCAAATCGATACAGCCCTTTCAACAGGTGTCGATGCCATTAAAACAGGTATGCTTTCAACTGAAGAAATTATTCAAATGGCCTCAAAAGCGATTCAAGCTTCCGGCACAGATAAAATTGTCATTGATCCTGTAATGGTCTGCAAAGGCGAAGATGAAGTACTAAACCCTGGCAACACGACAGCAATGATTAAATATTTATTACCCTATGCAACAGTTGTCACACCTAACCTTTTCGAAGCAGGACAGCTGGCAGGCACAACAACGCCGAAAACAATCGAGCAAATGCAAGCTGCCGCTGTGAAAATTTATGAGCTTGGCGCAAAAAATGTTGTAATTAAAGGTGGAAAAGCCTTAGTACATGATAAAGCCGTTGATTTGTTCTATAATGGAGTAGAATTTAAATTATTAGAAACAGAAAAAGTTTCTTCTACTTATAATCATGGGGCAGGCTGTACTTTTGCAGCGAGTATTTGTGCAAACTTAGCAAATGGTCTTTCTGTTGAGGAATCGGTTATTGAAGCGAAAGAATTCGTTTCAGCGGCGATTAAACACGGATGGGCTTTAAATGAACATGTTGGACCAGTAATGCACGGGGCAAAACCACGTTTCGGTGCACCTGAAGTTACTGTTACAACAATTCCAAATTATGTTAAAGCATAA
- a CDS encoding SDR family NAD(P)-dependent oxidoreductase yields the protein MTKTAIITGGGSGLGQATAIRMAQEGINIVVVDVSEKGGNETVEQVKAHGVDAIFIKADVSKAEEVKNDVDQTVKHFGSIDYFFNNAGISGSGKFYLDTTIEEIEQIVGINLLGALYGVRYVAGVMLKNGGGSIVNTASSAGVIGQDSVVTYSATKHGIVGLTRSMVAEYAKDGLRVNAIAPGPTETPMVKAFYEANPQMKENATGGIPQKRLGTPEEVAELVTFLLTSKAEYINGEVIRIDGGFTSTK from the coding sequence ATGACTAAAACAGCGATTATTACAGGTGGAGGCAGCGGGTTAGGACAGGCAACTGCAATTCGTATGGCTCAGGAAGGTATTAATATTGTGGTAGTGGATGTCAGTGAAAAAGGCGGAAACGAAACAGTTGAACAAGTAAAAGCACATGGCGTAGACGCTATTTTCATTAAAGCGGATGTATCAAAAGCTGAAGAAGTAAAAAACGATGTTGATCAAACAGTGAAGCATTTCGGTTCAATTGATTACTTCTTTAACAATGCAGGGATTTCCGGCAGCGGTAAATTCTATTTAGATACTACGATTGAGGAAATCGAACAAATTGTCGGTATCAACTTGCTAGGGGCACTTTATGGCGTACGCTATGTGGCCGGAGTAATGCTGAAAAACGGTGGCGGTTCCATTGTTAATACTGCATCAAGTGCCGGTGTAATTGGACAGGATTCCGTTGTTACATATTCGGCAACGAAACACGGAATTGTTGGGTTAACGAGAAGTATGGTAGCAGAATACGCAAAAGACGGGCTGCGTGTTAATGCAATCGCTCCAGGTCCGACTGAAACACCAATGGTAAAAGCCTTTTATGAAGCAAACCCGCAAATGAAGGAAAATGCTACAGGCGGAATCCCGCAAAAGCGTTTAGGTACACCAGAGGAAGTAGCAGAGCTTGTAACCTTCCTGCTAACTTCAAAAGCCGAGTATATTAATGGGGAAGTTATCCGTATCGACGGCGGCTTCACTAGCACGAAATAA
- the bshB2 gene encoding bacillithiol biosynthesis deacetylase BshB2 — translation MTLQEERHVLVVYPHPDDEAFSVAGTLRLFHNMGVPVTYACLTLGEMGRNLGNPPFATRESLPEIRRKELMEACEAMGIGDLRMMGLRDKTVEFEDDEKMVKLVNDLIVELNPSLIFTFLPGFAVHPDHEATGRAVVEAVRRIDKQYRPRILACAFANDTVEKNGEPDVTIEISSVKADKLKALKAHASQTAWMIQDAEKRVDTGDVSLDNWLSHERFYTVTFND, via the coding sequence ATGACATTACAAGAAGAACGTCACGTTTTAGTCGTTTATCCGCACCCGGATGATGAAGCCTTTTCAGTTGCAGGTACATTACGCTTATTCCACAACATGGGAGTTCCTGTTACATATGCTTGTTTAACATTGGGCGAAATGGGACGTAACTTAGGAAATCCTCCATTTGCAACGCGCGAGTCATTGCCGGAAATCCGCCGAAAAGAGCTGATGGAAGCGTGTGAGGCAATGGGTATCGGTGATTTGCGTATGATGGGTTTACGTGACAAAACAGTTGAATTCGAAGACGATGAAAAAATGGTCAAGCTCGTTAATGATTTGATTGTCGAGCTGAATCCATCGCTAATCTTCACATTTTTACCTGGCTTTGCTGTGCATCCCGATCATGAAGCAACTGGACGTGCTGTTGTCGAAGCGGTACGCCGTATTGATAAACAGTATCGCCCTCGTATTTTAGCTTGTGCATTTGCGAATGACACAGTCGAGAAAAACGGTGAGCCGGATGTTACAATCGAAATCTCGTCTGTCAAAGCAGATAAGTTAAAAGCTTTAAAAGCGCATGCTTCTCAAACTGCCTGGATGATTCAAGACGCAGAAAAACGAGTAGATACCGGTGATGTTTCGCTAGATAACTGGTTAAGCCACGAAAGATTTTATACTGTAACATTCAATGATTAA
- the ilvA gene encoding threonine ammonia-lyase IlvA, protein MEMGVTQPTTIAVENVLIAHHFLKDVVVHTPLQLNEYLSEKYGAKIYFKREDLQHVRSFKLRGAYYKIKKIETEARASGVVCASAGNHAQGVAYACAKLEIKATIFMPKTTPKQKIDQVRMFGRSFVEIVLAGDTFDDSAESALAYCEQENRIFIHPFDDADVMAGQGTVAVEIMNDIEEPIDYVFGSIGGGGLMSGVSSYIKNLSPSSKVIGVEPAGAASMKSAFQNGAVVSLDTIDKFVDGAAVKCVGHDTYEVCRHYLDDIIAVPEGKVCTTILDLYNKHAIIAEPAGALSVAALDFYAEQIRGKSVVIIISGGNNDIGRMQEIKERSLIYEGLLHYFIVSFPQRSGALRQFLTEVLGPNDDITTFEYTKKNNKESGPALVGIELANREDHAGLIERMRANGFEYKEVNNDSTLFALLV, encoded by the coding sequence ATGGAAATGGGAGTTACTCAACCAACTACGATTGCAGTTGAAAACGTATTAATCGCACATCATTTTTTAAAAGATGTTGTTGTACATACACCCCTGCAATTAAACGAATATTTATCAGAAAAGTATGGGGCAAAAATTTACTTTAAGCGTGAAGATTTGCAGCATGTTCGCTCATTTAAATTACGTGGTGCCTATTATAAAATTAAAAAAATCGAAACTGAGGCTCGTGCTTCAGGTGTTGTCTGTGCAAGTGCTGGCAACCATGCACAAGGTGTTGCCTATGCGTGCGCAAAGCTGGAAATTAAAGCGACAATTTTTATGCCGAAAACGACACCGAAACAAAAGATCGATCAGGTACGGATGTTTGGCAGAAGCTTTGTGGAAATTGTGCTGGCAGGAGATACTTTTGATGATTCTGCGGAAAGCGCACTTGCCTATTGTGAGCAGGAGAACCGCATTTTTATCCATCCATTCGATGATGCAGATGTAATGGCTGGCCAAGGTACAGTCGCAGTCGAAATTATGAATGACATCGAAGAACCGATCGATTATGTATTTGGCAGTATCGGCGGTGGCGGCTTAATGTCAGGTGTCTCTTCCTACATCAAAAACTTATCTCCATCGAGTAAAGTTATCGGTGTTGAGCCTGCAGGTGCAGCCAGCATGAAATCTGCTTTTCAAAACGGAGCAGTGGTTTCACTGGATACGATCGATAAATTCGTTGATGGGGCTGCTGTTAAATGTGTTGGGCATGATACATATGAAGTATGCCGTCACTATTTGGATGATATTATCGCCGTTCCGGAAGGCAAAGTATGTACGACTATTTTAGATCTTTATAATAAGCATGCAATTATTGCAGAGCCTGCTGGAGCATTGTCGGTTGCAGCACTCGACTTTTACGCAGAGCAAATTCGCGGAAAATCGGTTGTCATCATTATTTCTGGAGGAAATAACGATATTGGACGTATGCAGGAAATTAAAGAGCGTTCACTGATTTATGAAGGGCTGCTGCATTACTTCATCGTTAGTTTCCCGCAGCGTTCAGGAGCATTACGCCAATTTTTAACGGAAGTGCTTGGGCCGAATGATGATATTACAACATTTGAGTATACGAAGAAGAACAATAAAGAAAGTGGTCCAGCATTGGTCGGCATTGAGCTTGCAAACCGCGAAGACCATGCAGGATTAATTGAGCGTATGCGCGCAAACGGTTTTGAATACAAGGAAGTAAATAACGACAGTACACTGTTTGCGTTACTAGTATAA